In Xanthomonas campestris pv. phormiicola, the DNA window GGTAGGTTTGGATCTTTGGCAAATCCGGGATCCTTTAAGACCGAGCACCGAGACGAGTCTTTTAGACGAAGTCACTGATACCACGCTTCCAGGAAAAGCTCCTAAGCTTCAGCTTACGCAGACCGTACCGTAAACCGACACAGGTGGGTAGGATGAGAATTCTCAGGCGCTTGAGAGAACTCGGGTGAAGGAACTAGGCAACATGGCACCGTAACTTCGGGAGAAGGTGCACCCTTTTTGGTGGCTCATGCGAGCTAGAGCTGAAGAGGGTCGCAGAAACCAGGCCGCTGCGACTGTTTATCAAAAACACAGCACTCTGCAAACACGAAAGTGGACGTATAGGGTGTGACGCCTGCCCGGTGCTGGAAGGTTAATTGATGGGGTCAGCCGCAAGGCGAAGCTCTTGATCGAAGCCCCAGTAAACGGCGGCCGTAACTATAACGGTCCTAAGGTAGCGAAATTCCTTGTCGGGTAAGTTCCGACCTGCACGAATGGCGTAACGACAGCGGCGCTGTCTCCACCCGAGACTCAGTGAAATTGAAATCGCTGTGAAGATGCAGCGTTCCCGTGGCAAGACGGAAAGACCCCGTGAACCTTTACTATAGCTTTACACTGAACGTTGAGTTCGTCTGTGTAGGATAGGTGGGAGGCTATGAAACTGTGGCGCTAGCTGCAGGGGAGCCATCCTTGAAATACCACCCTGTCGTGCTTGACGTTCTAACCTAGGTCCGTAATCCGGATCGGGGACCGTGTATGGTGGGTAGTTTGACTGGGGCGGTCTCCTCCTAAAGAGTAACGGAGGAGCACGAAGGTACGCTCAGCGCGGTCGGACATCGCGCACTGTGTGCAAAGGCATAAGCGTGCTTGACTGCAAGATCGACGGATCAAGCAGGTACGAAAGTAGGTCTTAGTGATCCGGTGGTTCTGTATGGAAGGGCCATCGCTCAACGGATAAAAGGTACTCCGGGGATAACAGGCTGATACCGCCCAAGAGTTCATATCGACGGCGGTGTTTGGCACCTCGATGTCGGCTCATCACATCCTGGGGCTGTAGTCGGTCCCAAGGGTATGGCTGTTCGCCATTTAAAGTGGTACGCGAGCTGGGTTCAGAACGTCGTGAGACAGTTCGGTCCCTATCTGCCATGGGCGTTGGAAGTTTGAGAGGGGCTGCTCCTAGTACGAGAGGACCGGAGTGGACGAACCTCTGGTGTTCCGGTTGTCACGCCAGTGGCATTGCCGGGTAGCTATGTTCGGAAGCGATAACCGCTGAAAGCATCTAAGCGGGAAGCGCGCCTCAAGATGAGACTTCCCGGGGCACAAGCCCCCTTAAGGAACCATGTAGACTACGTGGTTGATAGGTCAGGTGTGTAAGTGCAGCAATGCATTGAGCTAACTGATACTAATGATCCGTGCGGCTTGACCATATAACCTCAAGGTGCTTCCAGGCATCCCTTAGCACGACACACGTCGATGGCTATCCAAACGTTCGCTACGTCACACCCTATGAGAGGCTGGCGCCAGGTGCCGTCCTTCCCACACCGCACACCCGTGCGCTGTCCGAAGACGCAACCCGGCGACACTCCAACCGTCTCCCTGGTGAAATTAGCGCTGTGGAACCACCCGATCCCATCCCGAACTCGGAAGTGAAACGCAGCTGCGCCGATGGTAGTGTGGCTCAAGCCATGCGAGAGTAGGTCATCGCCAGGGGCTTTACCCCAAATCCCCGTCCCACAAGGACGGGGATTTTTTATTGGCCGAAAAAAGACAGCACCTCAGTCAACCAACTCCTCCGTCCCACTCCGCGCTCACCACGCTCCCGTCCAACGGATCCGCGTAACCTCCTGCCGATCGCCCGTGGCACTGTGCGCCTGCGCTTCCCACGACCCGTCGTCGTACTTCAGGTCGTGGACCAGCGAGTAACCCCGCTGCCGTCAGCGCCACCCGTATCTCCGCCTCGCTCAGCTTCGACGGTACCCCTTCCGCGTAAATGCGACCTCTGTGTGCACCCACGCGCACATCGCCGCGCTTGCCGTCGCCGCTGGCGGCTTCGGCCTTCCAGAGACCGTCTTCGAATTTCAGCCTGTCCAGCTTGGTGCCGCCCTGCTCGCTCAGCAGGGCTCTACCTGCGACTGGGTCAGTGCCACGCCACCCCACCCGGCGCTTGCGCATGGGCATTGCCGACGGCCAGCGCGAGCGAAAGCGACATGGCCAGCAGCGGCCGCGACAGGATCTCGTGGTGGCGTTCATGCCGTTCTCCGCTTGAGCAGAATCGTCATGCGCCCAACGGAGGGTTCTGCCACGAGTGAACGCGCTCGCGCCGCGCTCAGCTTGCGCCGTGTCCGTCAGCGCCCGGTATCCAGCAACCAGATTTCGACCCGCTCGTTGCGCGCCTTGGCCGCCGCATCCTCGCCGCCGACCAGGGGGCGGGCGGCGCCCAGTCCACGCGCGCGTTTGACCACGATGCCGCGCTGGGACAGATAGGCGGCGACCACGTCGGCGCGGTCGTTGCTGGCGATGGTCGGATACAGGCGGTTGGCCGTGTCGGGCGTGGCGAAGCCGATGACGCCCAAGGCACGGCCGCGCATGGCCGGCTGATGCAGGTAGGCGACCAGCCGGTCCAGGTCCTGCGCGCTGCGCGCCTCGAACATCGAGTTCAGCGACTGCAGGCTGAAACGCAAGGTGGTGGTCAGACGCTGCGCGCCAGCGCCGGCCTGCAGGTAGGCATCGGTCTGCTGCGTGTCGGGACCCGCGTGGGTCGACCGGGTCGGGTCGGGCGCGATGGTCATCGGGATCGGCCCGATCCGGCGCACCACCTGCTGCGCCTGCGCACCGACCGAGTACAGCGCCAGGCTGCGGCCGAGCGCCGACATCATCTGCCCGCCGTACAGGCTGTAGCGCTGCACCAGCGGATAGTCCTCGCCACGGACGCTGGCCGGCGTGGGCAGCACGGCGATGCCGCCGTCGGCGATGGCGAGCGCGCGGGTGCCGGCCGGCAGCGGCGTGGTCAGCGCGACGATCGCCAGCGCCGCCGGGTGTCCAGCCACGGCCTGCGCCGCTTCGACCAGGCTGGGATGGATCTGTTGCGAGGCGGCCCGCGCGGTTGCCGGCAGCGGCAGGCGTTCGCGCAGGAAGTCGCCCAATCCGCTGCGTTCCGCATTGCGCTGCACCTCGATCGGCAGGTCGGCGCCGCCGAGTTGCGACCAGCGCGTCAGCCGCCCGCTGAGGATGTCGCGCAATTGCGCGACGCTGAGCGAGGCCAGCGGATTGTCGGCGGTGACCAGGACGCGCGCGCCTTCCAGGGCGAGGACGAAGTTCTGGTCCGGCGAGGACAGATCGCCAAGCTGCCAGGCGGCCTCGCGTTCGCGCGCGTCGGGGACCCGCGCCAGCATCGCCAGCTCGGCGTCACCGCGGACCAGATCGGCGAAGCCGGCGGCCGAACCGGCGCTGCCGATCTCCACCACCAGCGGTGCTTCGTCGCGCAGTGCGGAGATTTCCAGCGTCGCCGCATCGACGCGGCGGCGCTGGATCTGCCGATAGCCGATGCTGCGCAACCAGGATTCGACCAGTGCCGGCATCAGCTGCGCACCGACGCTGTTGGAGCCATGCACGCGCAGGCGTTCGGCCTGCTGCTGCGCGGCGGCGGACGGGATGGAGCACAGCACTGCGGCACCGACCAACAGCAGGTGCAGGATGAAACGCGACATCGGATCCCCCCAGGATCTGGACAGGCGGCAGTGTTGGCGACAGGCGTGACATGGCAGTGACTGTGAGCGCAGTCACGCGATGTGTGCGGGGCAGATGAAGTGTGGCGATCGCGCGTGCGGATCTTTTCGCGGCTATGACCGGCGTTGCTGGCTGCGGTGGCCTAGCGGGTCACGGAACGGAGCATGCAGATGGGTCATCCAGTCTGCACAAACCTGCTGCCATCACGTGTGCTCGAGAGCGAAGCGAGGGGGCAAGAAGAAGTGCGCAGGTCAGCACGGAAAGAAAGCACTTGGCAAAGGTGACTGCGAACGGCAGAACCCAGCGCGGCACAGACGATCTCTTCCTGGAGCCGGGCACCCGACCCGGAGCCCGGCGACGTCCGGATCCCGCCGGGAACATTTCGACTTGAAGACGGCAATGGTGGGAGCGACTCCGGATGTCGTCGCGCCAAAGTCGCGACGGGCGTTCCCGGTACCGCGCGTCGCGACTGAAGTCGCTCCCACAAGGTGCCAATGGCGCGGAGAAACCGCTCGCACGCGCCGCTCAGGCCGGCGGTGCGGCCCGCTTCGCCGCCGCCTGCGCCCAGCGTGCGGCGACCAGCGGCGAGGTGATGCACACCGCGCTGTCGGTCACCGTGGTCACCGCGCGCTCCAGCAGCTGGATGTCCGCCTCGTGCTGGCGCGCCACGTGCGGATCCTCGAAGAAGATCGCGCGTTGGCAGCGCCGTTCCAGCACGCGGTCGGCGATCTGCGCATCGCCGCCCATCGGCCCGCTCTGGTAGCGATGCACCCAGTCCTGGCCCTGCGGCCAACCGCGGCTCCAGGCCAGTTCGTTGAGCCGCTGGCCGGTGGTGCCGGTGGCCACGCGCTCGGCGAAGCGCGACAACAGGTCGAAATGT includes these proteins:
- a CDS encoding substrate-binding domain-containing protein, with translation MSRFILHLLLVGAAVLCSIPSAAAQQQAERLRVHGSNSVGAQLMPALVESWLRSIGYRQIQRRRVDAATLEISALRDEAPLVVEIGSAGSAAGFADLVRGDAELAMLARVPDAREREAAWQLGDLSSPDQNFVLALEGARVLVTADNPLASLSVAQLRDILSGRLTRWSQLGGADLPIEVQRNAERSGLGDFLRERLPLPATARAASQQIHPSLVEAAQAVAGHPAALAIVALTTPLPAGTRALAIADGGIAVLPTPASVRGEDYPLVQRYSLYGGQMMSALGRSLALYSVGAQAQQVVRRIGPIPMTIAPDPTRSTHAGPDTQQTDAYLQAGAGAQRLTTTLRFSLQSLNSMFEARSAQDLDRLVAYLHQPAMRGRALGVIGFATPDTANRLYPTIASNDRADVVAAYLSQRGIVVKRARGLGAARPLVGGEDAAAKARNERVEIWLLDTGR